One Candidatus Devosia phytovorans genomic window carries:
- a CDS encoding head-tail connector protein, with protein sequence MYSPVLVESATDLAVSLDDAKMHLRVAFPDDNGTVPATEEDPLIEAYIRAATAHLDGPTGILDRCLQEQTWRIDFDGFCSRLVLPLSPVGEIGSVTWRNAAGQLSTVDDDEYLTEADDRGVVYLRFRNSYQFPTDLYERRAVGVTFQAGYASGEVPAPLKVAILLLVGTWFENREATVSTAANELPFAVKALISPFRRMSV encoded by the coding sequence ATGTATAGCCCGGTTCTCGTCGAGTCTGCGACTGATCTGGCCGTCTCGCTTGATGATGCGAAGATGCATTTGCGCGTCGCCTTTCCTGACGACAACGGCACCGTCCCAGCGACTGAAGAAGATCCGCTGATTGAAGCCTATATCCGCGCCGCAACTGCCCATCTCGACGGACCGACCGGCATTCTCGACCGCTGCTTGCAGGAACAGACCTGGCGCATCGACTTCGATGGCTTTTGCAGCCGTCTCGTATTGCCTCTGTCGCCTGTTGGCGAGATCGGTAGCGTCACCTGGCGCAATGCTGCTGGGCAGCTTTCGACCGTCGACGACGATGAGTATCTGACCGAGGCGGATGATCGAGGCGTCGTCTATCTGCGCTTCCGCAACAGCTACCAGTTCCCGACCGATCTGTATGAGCGGCGCGCTGTCGGCGTCACATTCCAAGCAGGCTATGCCAGCGGAGAAGTGCCGGCGCCACTGAAGGTGGCGATCCTGTTGCTCGTCGGCACATGGTTCGAGAACCGCGAAGCCACCGTCTCCACGGCAGCCAATGAACTCCCCTTCGCCGTGAAGGCCCTTATCTCTCCATTCAGAAGGATGTCTGTCTGA
- a CDS encoding head-tail adaptor protein gives MAENFRRAAALRERLSAQMRGNQDDGWGQPVPGAGPFEEQFEISAGLRPLRGSEAVLAARLEGRQPYVLTVRNTSQTRQITTSWQFVDKRNPKRVFAVTSPFADPDGRNAWLEGLVVEGGLS, from the coding sequence ATGGCTGAAAACTTTCGCCGGGCTGCAGCACTTCGAGAGCGTCTCAGCGCTCAGATGCGTGGAAACCAAGACGATGGCTGGGGCCAGCCAGTGCCAGGCGCCGGGCCTTTCGAAGAGCAATTCGAGATCAGCGCAGGCCTGCGACCTCTTCGGGGTAGCGAGGCCGTTTTGGCTGCCAGGCTCGAAGGGCGTCAGCCGTATGTCCTCACAGTCCGAAACACTTCGCAGACACGGCAGATCACGACGTCTTGGCAGTTCGTCGATAAGCGCAACCCGAAGAGAGTGTTTGCAGTGACGTCGCCATTCGCTGATCCAGATGGCCGGAATGCCTGGCTTGAAGGGCTCGTCGTCGAAGGCGGCTTAAGTTGA
- a CDS encoding Arc family DNA-binding protein: protein MLRMPAGMRDQIAADAKANGRSMNAEILVRLDQPYLDLSDLGIIAMFKRLEATTEALEDLYFASRDLDLNAYIHDVARSGRTLSRQEAVYSILKDWLIGHGYLENPPSKEDAN from the coding sequence ATGCTTCGAATGCCCGCCGGTATGCGAGATCAAATCGCCGCTGATGCGAAAGCTAACGGACGGAGTATGAACGCAGAAATCCTGGTGCGCCTCGACCAGCCATATCTCGATCTATCGGACTTGGGCATCATCGCGATGTTCAAAAGGCTTGAGGCTACGACAGAGGCACTGGAAGATTTGTACTTCGCCTCTCGCGATCTGGATTTGAACGCTTACATCCATGACGTCGCCCGCTCAGGCAGAACACTCTCGCGTCAGGAAGCGGTCTACAGCATCCTGAAGGATTGGCTTATTGGCCACGGCTACCTTGAGAACCCTCCTTCAAAAGAAGACGCGAATTGA
- a CDS encoding phage regulatory protein/antirepressor Ant has product MNELLNTTASAVLTMTTREIAALVDKEHRNVLRDARTMLAALDLAEEGYAQFWADPQNGQKYVELALPRDLTMTLVTGYSIPLRKKVIDRLDELERGAAQPAAIDFSDPAVLLGVVGHLQGQVTEKDHIIASMLPSVEALEQIAETHGSMNRTEAAKHLGVPPQVLCKWMRTHMWTYRRAGAKDDLAYQAKINAGYLEHKVTTGPRPDGTEWIGTQVRVTPRGLTVLAKAFPKAAEPAVAAALRQHLARVA; this is encoded by the coding sequence ATGAACGAATTGCTCAATACCACGGCTTCCGCCGTCCTCACAATGACCACTCGCGAGATTGCTGCGCTGGTCGATAAGGAGCACCGCAACGTTCTGCGTGATGCCCGAACCATGCTCGCGGCCCTCGACTTGGCTGAGGAGGGGTATGCTCAGTTTTGGGCAGACCCCCAGAACGGCCAGAAATATGTCGAACTGGCTTTGCCCCGCGATCTGACGATGACGCTCGTCACCGGCTATAGCATCCCTCTCCGCAAGAAGGTTATCGACCGACTGGACGAGTTGGAGCGCGGCGCGGCGCAACCTGCGGCCATCGATTTTTCGGACCCTGCGGTCCTGCTAGGCGTAGTTGGGCACCTGCAGGGACAGGTAACCGAGAAGGATCATATCATCGCGTCGATGCTTCCATCGGTAGAGGCTCTTGAGCAGATTGCCGAAACTCACGGCAGCATGAACCGGACCGAAGCAGCGAAGCATCTTGGTGTGCCTCCCCAAGTGCTCTGCAAGTGGATGCGTACCCACATGTGGACGTATCGCCGTGCGGGAGCAAAGGATGATCTCGCCTATCAGGCAAAGATCAACGCCGGCTATCTCGAGCACAAGGTCACAACCGGACCGCGTCCTGACGGTACCGAGTGGATCGGCACCCAGGTTCGCGTGACGCCGCGCGGCCTCACGGTTCTTGCGAAAGCGTTCCCCAAGGCTGCCGAACCCGCTGTTGCTGCTGCCTTGCGTCAGCACCTCGCAAGGGTGGCGTAA
- a CDS encoding DUF3168 domain-containing protein, with amino-acid sequence MSDPTVALQQAMTDRLRAILGEEIGVYDFVSEAATLPYATVGVISAVPIDEMCWDRSEVSVQIDLWDDEQTSRKVKERAAVVRDAFHEFDGLVVTGFAVDRMRVDGVFLSREAQTLLNRARIVVAVEAQPN; translated from the coding sequence TTGAGCGATCCCACCGTCGCCCTGCAACAAGCCATGACCGACCGCCTGCGGGCCATCTTGGGCGAGGAGATAGGGGTCTACGACTTTGTGTCCGAGGCCGCGACGCTTCCATATGCGACCGTCGGCGTCATCTCTGCCGTGCCGATCGACGAGATGTGCTGGGATCGATCTGAGGTGTCGGTGCAGATCGACCTTTGGGACGACGAGCAGACTTCTCGAAAGGTGAAAGAACGGGCCGCGGTCGTCCGCGATGCCTTCCATGAATTCGACGGTCTCGTCGTCACCGGCTTCGCCGTGGACCGGATGCGCGTCGATGGCGTGTTCCTCTCAAGAGAGGCGCAAACCCTGCTCAACCGAGCGCGGATAGTGGTGGCCGTCGAGGCTCAACCGAATTGA
- a CDS encoding phage tail tube protein translates to MATTKKLLIQFGDGADPEVFTYNCTINTSQDFTIEGTTVDATEPNCEEPDAPAWVLRSIDTLSAGINGAGTMDPMSFARLRDNMLSGEPFNVRVLIDLASAAGGGHFAGRYVATSLGIAKEGKGYVSATVALASDGAITWVPAT, encoded by the coding sequence ATGGCGACGACCAAAAAGCTGCTTATCCAGTTCGGTGACGGTGCCGATCCGGAAGTGTTCACCTACAACTGCACCATCAACACCTCGCAGGATTTTACCATCGAGGGCACCACCGTCGATGCTACGGAGCCGAACTGCGAAGAGCCTGATGCTCCGGCGTGGGTGCTCCGCTCGATCGACACCCTATCCGCTGGCATCAATGGCGCCGGCACGATGGACCCGATGAGCTTCGCCCGCCTGCGCGACAATATGCTCTCGGGCGAGCCCTTCAATGTCCGCGTGCTGATCGACCTGGCCTCGGCCGCTGGCGGTGGTCACTTCGCCGGTCGCTACGTCGCCACGAGCCTGGGCATTGCCAAGGAAGGCAAGGGCTATGTCTCGGCCACCGTGGCGCTTGCCAGCGATGGTGCGATCACCTGGGTGCCGGCCACCTAA
- a CDS encoding gene transfer agent family protein, with the protein MARYVEEPFGGAKRKFRLGIGELRDLQDATGVGPATLVARFIALPPAADHNKRPREDAYELGKADPDYIADFNVYASIRTFGGDWRVDDLRETIRLGLLGAGMTSTEADVLMMKHFDHPDAPGLHEHVGLAAQIVIHAIAPDKDDPAGKAPAETTPTAPATES; encoded by the coding sequence ATGGCGCGGTATGTCGAAGAACCCTTTGGCGGGGCGAAGCGCAAGTTTCGCCTCGGCATAGGCGAGCTGCGCGACCTCCAGGACGCGACCGGCGTCGGTCCGGCCACTCTGGTCGCGCGCTTCATCGCTCTCCCGCCTGCTGCCGATCACAACAAGCGGCCGCGCGAAGATGCCTACGAGCTGGGCAAGGCGGATCCTGACTACATCGCAGACTTCAACGTCTATGCGTCGATCCGCACTTTCGGCGGCGACTGGCGCGTCGATGATCTGCGCGAAACGATCCGGCTCGGGTTGCTCGGCGCCGGCATGACCTCGACGGAGGCCGATGTCTTGATGATGAAGCATTTCGACCACCCAGATGCGCCCGGGCTCCACGAGCATGTTGGATTGGCCGCCCAGATCGTCATCCACGCCATCGCGCCGGACAAGGACGATCCAGCGGGAAAAGCGCCGGCGGAGACAACGCCGACAGCACCGGCGACGGAAAGCTGA
- a CDS encoding tape measure protein, with translation MATTIEELRAVMRMEMKPFMRDLQQMNGISARAARQVEQTWMQTNRRLDGIGKNMANSLIAPLTGVGAALGARELIRLTDVWTDLNGRVRIAAGGIREGADVMERLSDIARRTYSSLEVTAESYLVNARSLSELGYSTNQALDFTEALNNALVVSGAKGQRATQVIDALGKAMALGELRGDELNTVIQSGGRVAQALAEGLGVTTNELRKLGEQGKLKSSSVFTALTSQMQTLRTEADGMQATIGDAIQLLQNSFLEYVGGADQASGASARIAEAIIGVADNLDTVASAALTAATAITGALAGRAIVGAGVQIMSTTKALTEFVRIARAAQGLGGLGPAFASLGANAGVIGLVVGGAAALALGHFANQAIEAEQRTDRFNAMLERMGLVAKESAEQIDEAAAAQSRLSSAEGIAAVQQETEDAAIMLREYEAGLEDLAATFRLGAQAKFEDQAAISKVVDAYQGGEKSAEDLGKELDELATKFPDWAADISDLQGWVSQIELARASVGRLAAETAGLEDISFRKMLDVVGPEPSPMTTDLGTFPQFNNPPTYGDLASFAGSGSRTRKSGGGGAKADPYGDATRSMQERIDGLLRETAAMASLNPLINDYGYAVEKARAQVELENAAAKAGIELTPARVAQMAQLSEGYATATVEAARLAEAQAASVEQMDRMRDAASSALETIVDGFIEGRDAGEIFSDMLKNIGSQLIQMGMNNLFGSGGGNYGLFGKLFGFSEGGYTGAGGKYQPAGLVHRGEVVWSQRDIARSGGVAAVEAMRRGISVPSVPSIGGRGDNLSFPFAPNITVQDGSAESIARVERVVRKIAAEHEGKTKDIVRTFNRKWR, from the coding sequence ATGGCAACGACAATTGAAGAACTCCGCGCAGTTATGCGCATGGAGATGAAGCCGTTCATGCGCGACCTGCAGCAGATGAACGGCATCAGCGCGCGTGCTGCGCGCCAGGTCGAGCAGACATGGATGCAGACGAACCGACGTCTCGACGGCATCGGCAAAAACATGGCGAACAGCCTCATCGCGCCGTTGACTGGGGTCGGCGCTGCGCTTGGCGCTCGGGAACTGATCCGACTCACAGATGTGTGGACCGACCTCAATGGGCGCGTGCGCATCGCCGCCGGCGGCATCCGTGAGGGCGCTGACGTGATGGAGCGCCTCAGCGACATCGCACGGCGCACCTACTCGTCGTTGGAAGTGACGGCCGAGAGTTACTTGGTCAACGCCCGATCGCTCTCAGAACTAGGTTACAGCACCAACCAGGCGCTCGACTTTACTGAGGCGCTGAACAACGCACTGGTCGTCTCTGGTGCAAAGGGACAGCGCGCCACTCAGGTGATTGATGCCCTAGGCAAGGCTATGGCGCTGGGCGAGCTGCGCGGCGACGAACTCAACACTGTAATTCAGTCGGGTGGCCGCGTTGCGCAGGCGCTCGCCGAAGGGCTCGGCGTCACGACGAACGAGCTCCGCAAGCTGGGAGAACAGGGCAAGCTCAAGTCGTCGAGCGTCTTTACGGCGCTGACCTCTCAGATGCAGACGCTGCGCACCGAAGCTGACGGCATGCAGGCCACCATCGGCGATGCCATCCAGCTTCTGCAGAACAGCTTTCTCGAATACGTGGGCGGCGCAGATCAGGCGTCTGGTGCATCAGCGCGTATTGCCGAGGCGATCATCGGTGTCGCCGATAACCTCGACACTGTCGCTAGTGCGGCGCTCACCGCGGCGACGGCCATCACCGGTGCACTAGCAGGTAGAGCGATCGTCGGTGCTGGCGTGCAGATCATGTCCACAACCAAGGCGCTGACGGAGTTTGTTCGGATAGCACGCGCAGCTCAGGGGCTCGGCGGGCTCGGCCCGGCTTTCGCCTCCCTTGGCGCAAACGCCGGCGTCATCGGCTTGGTCGTGGGTGGTGCAGCAGCATTGGCGCTGGGGCATTTCGCCAATCAGGCGATCGAGGCCGAGCAGCGCACCGACCGGTTCAACGCGATGCTCGAGCGAATGGGCCTAGTAGCGAAGGAATCGGCGGAGCAGATCGACGAGGCGGCAGCTGCTCAATCGCGCCTCTCTTCGGCTGAGGGTATTGCTGCCGTCCAGCAGGAGACGGAAGATGCCGCGATTATGCTGCGTGAATACGAGGCTGGTCTAGAGGACTTAGCGGCTACTTTCCGACTTGGAGCCCAGGCCAAGTTCGAAGATCAGGCGGCCATTTCGAAAGTTGTTGATGCCTATCAGGGCGGCGAAAAAAGTGCAGAGGATCTAGGGAAAGAGTTGGACGAACTGGCGACCAAGTTTCCAGATTGGGCGGCAGACATTTCTGACCTGCAGGGGTGGGTTTCTCAGATCGAACTCGCGAGGGCGTCGGTTGGTCGTCTCGCTGCGGAAACGGCTGGCTTGGAAGATATTTCCTTCCGCAAGATGCTGGACGTGGTGGGGCCTGAGCCTAGTCCAATGACGACTGACCTTGGAACATTTCCTCAGTTCAACAACCCGCCCACCTACGGCGATCTGGCATCCTTCGCTGGCTCGGGCTCGCGGACACGCAAGAGCGGCGGTGGAGGTGCCAAGGCTGACCCTTACGGCGATGCTACGCGGTCGATGCAGGAACGTATTGATGGCTTGCTGCGGGAAACCGCCGCGATGGCTTCGCTCAACCCGTTGATCAACGACTACGGATATGCGGTCGAGAAAGCTCGCGCCCAGGTCGAGCTCGAAAATGCTGCCGCCAAGGCGGGCATCGAGCTGACGCCCGCACGAGTGGCGCAGATGGCGCAGCTCTCCGAGGGGTATGCCACTGCTACGGTTGAGGCTGCAAGGCTGGCCGAAGCGCAGGCTGCCAGCGTCGAGCAGATGGACAGGATGCGGGACGCTGCCAGTTCCGCGCTCGAAACCATCGTCGACGGTTTTATCGAAGGCCGCGACGCTGGCGAGATCTTCAGCGACATGCTCAAGAACATCGGCAGCCAGCTGATCCAGATGGGGATGAATAACCTCTTCGGAAGCGGCGGTGGCAACTATGGCCTTTTCGGCAAGCTCTTCGGCTTTTCCGAGGGCGGCTACACCGGCGCTGGTGGGAAGTATCAGCCGGCAGGCCTTGTCCATCGTGGCGAGGTGGTGTGGTCGCAGCGAGACATAGCAAGGTCAGGCGGCGTGGCTGCGGTGGAAGCGATGCGACGAGGTATATCCGTGCCAAGCGTTCCGTCGATTGGCGGCCGGGGAGACAACCTCAGCTTCCCCTTCGCACCGAATATCACCGTTCAGGATGGCAGTGCGGAATCCATCGCACGCGTCGAGCGTGTGGTGCGGAAGATCGCGGCAGAGCATGAGGGCAAGACGAAAGACATCGTCCGGACGTTCAATCGAAAGTGGAGATGA
- a CDS encoding GCN5 family acetyltransferase encodes MASSDVRLAGAADRARMVRHLRDAHAAGGLPFFFSAPHAMALVDRHIAEPNLLALVCGDSGLLLASAQEHPFAAVRYAMETVWWIAPEGRGRFAGHMLDAYEAWAKEQGCAFAGMAALASFPRAGIIYRRAGFRETETHYLKPLG; translated from the coding sequence TTGGCTTCCTCTGACGTTCGCTTGGCCGGTGCTGCCGACCGCGCGCGCATGGTTCGGCATCTTCGCGATGCCCACGCTGCCGGCGGTCTGCCGTTCTTCTTCAGCGCGCCGCACGCCATGGCGCTGGTAGATCGGCACATAGCCGAGCCGAATTTGTTGGCACTGGTTTGCGGCGATTCCGGCCTGTTGCTGGCCAGCGCGCAGGAGCATCCCTTCGCGGCGGTCCGCTACGCCATGGAAACTGTCTGGTGGATTGCGCCGGAAGGTCGTGGCCGCTTCGCAGGTCACATGCTGGACGCCTATGAGGCGTGGGCCAAAGAGCAGGGCTGCGCTTTCGCCGGCATGGCTGCGCTCGCATCATTCCCGCGTGCCGGGATCATCTATCGCCGGGCCGGATTCCGCGAAACCGAAACCCACTATCTGAAGCCGCTGGGCTGA
- a CDS encoding phage tail protein — MAIFTSIGAAIFGAGTFLAGVTAAGLQVAAGLVLSSLGRGANDAEPQPPKFGVQGKLTAGEDVPRSIALGESCTAGSLVWHNTFGAGGVMSARVIALYDLPIRELRYPIVAGVDCTLLKDQPHPNYGWPVADYRVGGVDHLWIKFYDGGQVAADPFLVSTFAADPDRPYQASRIGRGMAYVVVFARAPERNDEGDKPLFQGIPELKFVTHGTRWYNPALDSTVGGTGAHRWNDFSTWGGVGDFNPFVHLYNLKRGIADRVSGQWLYGMQGTSAARLPVENWIAAIGDAQADIAGPGGAEPTYRAGGEIQVGAQVAQTEEALLTAANARLVENGGTYTVFAGPPGAPVMAFTDGDILSTEEQSFSPFQSLSDTVNGIVASYPNPAEGWNDKKFTSLRPDLEPAAGNRRLVIPISLDLVPYAGQVQRLVKWAIDEAQRARRHTFVLGPEFRRIEPGDVVLWTSARNGYVDKLFRVDGVVYKFNLDVIVDLTEVDPSDYDWDQATDYRPPIDGPLSLVGPKPMPMQGWQVFPGIIVDADGASRRPTIEVRAAGSVPGVERVRVQVRAGGEDGPLIFDGDSQPYADPWRWLLQGQFPPNVLCYVRGIFVGPPAANWSDWLAVTTPNIRLGASDIALDLSNVAQDVLAQLGLKPRQLIEQFKQFGTLLEEVDRENYTKREALFREIGVELEGLSASFTEIIEVALGPGGAIAQALESLYAAMGGNTAEVNIRWTAQAAPSGYSARYAVQAAVNDGTFRSATLFLDVPTDPTQPTRIGLMAGQTAFFTSAGVPIGLISEDGFFRSANDAITINMLTGDLVSAGNFSFG, encoded by the coding sequence ATGGCAATCTTTACCTCGATCGGCGCTGCCATCTTCGGCGCCGGGACGTTCCTTGCTGGCGTCACGGCCGCAGGCCTTCAGGTCGCGGCCGGTCTCGTTCTTAGTTCGCTTGGTCGCGGCGCTAATGACGCCGAGCCCCAGCCGCCCAAGTTCGGCGTACAGGGCAAGCTCACGGCCGGCGAAGATGTGCCACGTTCGATTGCCTTGGGCGAAAGCTGCACGGCGGGCTCGCTGGTCTGGCACAACACATTCGGCGCCGGCGGCGTCATGTCGGCCCGCGTCATCGCGCTCTACGATCTGCCGATCCGCGAACTGCGCTATCCGATCGTGGCCGGTGTCGATTGCACGCTGCTGAAGGATCAGCCGCATCCGAACTATGGCTGGCCGGTTGCCGACTATCGCGTCGGCGGCGTCGATCATCTCTGGATCAAGTTCTACGACGGCGGCCAGGTGGCGGCCGATCCATTCCTGGTCTCGACCTTTGCTGCCGATCCGGACCGCCCCTATCAAGCTTCGCGCATCGGTCGCGGCATGGCCTATGTGGTGGTCTTCGCCCGTGCCCCGGAGCGCAACGACGAAGGCGACAAGCCACTGTTTCAGGGCATTCCGGAGCTCAAGTTCGTCACGCACGGCACGCGCTGGTATAATCCGGCTCTGGATAGCACGGTCGGCGGTACCGGCGCCCACAGGTGGAATGACTTCTCAACCTGGGGTGGCGTTGGGGACTTCAATCCCTTCGTCCACCTCTACAACCTCAAGCGCGGCATTGCCGACCGGGTGTCGGGCCAGTGGCTTTATGGCATGCAGGGCACGAGCGCGGCCCGCCTGCCGGTTGAGAACTGGATTGCGGCCATTGGTGACGCCCAAGCCGATATCGCCGGTCCTGGCGGCGCGGAGCCGACCTATCGCGCCGGCGGTGAAATCCAAGTCGGTGCGCAGGTTGCACAGACCGAAGAAGCGCTGCTCACAGCTGCCAATGCTCGCCTGGTCGAGAATGGCGGCACCTATACGGTCTTTGCCGGCCCACCTGGCGCTCCGGTGATGGCATTTACCGATGGCGATATTCTTTCGACCGAGGAGCAGAGCTTCAGCCCGTTCCAGTCGCTTTCCGACACCGTCAACGGCATCGTCGCCAGCTATCCCAACCCGGCCGAGGGCTGGAACGACAAGAAGTTCACTTCACTCCGGCCCGATCTTGAGCCGGCTGCTGGCAATCGTCGCTTGGTCATCCCGATCTCGCTGGATCTCGTCCCGTATGCCGGCCAGGTGCAGCGCCTGGTCAAATGGGCAATCGACGAAGCGCAGCGCGCGCGCCGGCATACCTTTGTGCTCGGCCCGGAGTTCCGGCGGATCGAACCCGGCGACGTGGTACTTTGGACATCCGCGCGCAATGGCTATGTCGACAAGCTCTTTCGCGTCGATGGCGTCGTCTACAAGTTCAACCTCGACGTCATCGTCGATTTGACCGAAGTCGATCCATCGGACTACGACTGGGACCAAGCTACCGACTATCGCCCGCCCATTGATGGCCCGCTATCGTTGGTCGGCCCCAAGCCCATGCCCATGCAGGGCTGGCAGGTATTCCCGGGCATCATCGTCGATGCCGATGGCGCAAGCCGCCGTCCGACCATTGAAGTGCGTGCTGCCGGCAGCGTGCCGGGTGTGGAGCGCGTCCGTGTCCAGGTGCGGGCAGGGGGCGAAGATGGCCCATTGATCTTCGACGGCGACAGCCAGCCCTACGCCGATCCGTGGCGTTGGCTGCTGCAGGGCCAGTTCCCGCCGAATGTGCTCTGCTATGTGCGCGGCATCTTCGTCGGTCCGCCGGCAGCCAACTGGAGCGATTGGCTGGCGGTGACTACGCCCAATATCCGGCTCGGCGCCAGCGATATCGCGCTCGATCTTTCCAACGTCGCCCAGGACGTGCTGGCTCAGCTCGGCCTGAAGCCGCGCCAACTCATCGAGCAGTTCAAGCAGTTCGGCACGCTGCTCGAGGAGGTCGATCGCGAGAACTATACCAAGCGCGAGGCGCTATTCCGCGAGATCGGCGTTGAGCTCGAGGGCTTGTCGGCCAGCTTCACTGAAATCATCGAGGTGGCACTCGGGCCGGGCGGCGCAATCGCCCAAGCACTGGAAAGTCTCTATGCAGCAATGGGCGGCAACACCGCCGAGGTCAATATCCGGTGGACGGCGCAGGCAGCGCCATCGGGCTACTCGGCGCGCTATGCAGTTCAGGCGGCGGTCAATGACGGGACATTCCGCTCGGCGACCCTGTTTCTCGATGTGCCAACCGATCCGACCCAGCCGACGCGCATCGGGTTGATGGCCGGGCAGACTGCATTCTTTACCTCGGCCGGCGTGCCGATCGGCCTTATCAGCGAGGACGGATTCTTCCGCTCTGCTAACGACGCCATCACGATCAACATGCTCACCGGTGACCTGGTCTCGGCCGGCAACTTCAGCTTCGGATAG
- a CDS encoding MucR family transcriptional regulator yields MPIDRSLNDRRLVIHAAGIVASYVSNNAVEPNDLVRVIADTHRALIAISAPPPAPEDAKPDSALSKKKTIYPEYLICLEDGLKFKTLKRHLASLGMTPQEYRAKWNLPYDYPMVAAKYAARRSELAKKTGLGAKGSAAKSAVNKKTP; encoded by the coding sequence ATGCCGATCGACAGAAGTTTGAATGACCGCCGCCTTGTGATACACGCCGCAGGTATCGTCGCTTCATATGTAAGTAACAATGCTGTCGAACCAAATGACTTGGTCAGGGTGATCGCTGACACTCATCGAGCACTGATTGCGATCTCGGCGCCGCCGCCCGCGCCGGAAGACGCCAAACCAGATTCTGCACTTTCAAAGAAAAAGACGATCTATCCAGAGTACCTGATCTGCCTCGAAGACGGGCTGAAATTCAAAACTCTGAAACGCCATCTTGCATCACTGGGCATGACGCCGCAGGAGTACCGAGCAAAGTGGAACTTGCCCTACGACTACCCGATGGTCGCAGCAAAATATGCTGCGCGTCGTTCCGAACTCGCGAAAAAGACAGGTCTCGGGGCAAAAGGCAGTGCCGCAAAATCGGCAGTTAACAAGAAAACGCCCTAG
- a CDS encoding SOS response-associated peptidase yields MCGRFTNEMTWAQIHALYSIHNAPPAETNSQPRFNIAPTQTVDFAHLDKAGNMELNRGRWWLVPHYAIDLPKAAMFNARIETVDTSGAFREGFKSRRCLIPADGYFEWTTSEVDGGKDPWLLQLPHGTGFSFAGIWARNDNLGVTSCTIITAPAVPEIEHIHTRMPVMLSPDAYNTWLDTRIQGSDAKALLLSAQIDSQLEIHRVDRLVNSSRYEGDDTKKPVINSL; encoded by the coding sequence ATGTGCGGACGCTTCACCAATGAGATGACTTGGGCACAAATCCACGCCCTCTATTCGATCCACAATGCGCCACCGGCAGAAACCAATAGCCAGCCCCGGTTCAATATCGCCCCGACGCAGACTGTGGACTTTGCTCACCTCGACAAAGCCGGGAACATGGAGCTCAACCGGGGACGGTGGTGGCTGGTTCCTCATTACGCGATCGATCTTCCGAAAGCCGCGATGTTCAACGCCCGCATCGAAACTGTCGATACGTCAGGCGCATTCCGCGAGGGCTTCAAGTCCCGCCGCTGCTTGATCCCCGCCGACGGCTACTTCGAATGGACGACAAGCGAAGTAGACGGCGGAAAGGATCCGTGGCTTCTACAGCTTCCTCATGGAACGGGCTTCAGTTTTGCCGGCATATGGGCGCGCAATGACAACTTGGGTGTCACGAGTTGCACCATCATCACGGCGCCGGCCGTACCGGAGATCGAGCACATCCACACTCGCATGCCGGTAATGCTCTCGCCGGACGCCTATAACACCTGGCTCGACACTCGCATTCAAGGCAGCGATGCGAAAGCACTCTTGCTAAGCGCTCAGATAGATAGTCAGCTCGAAATCCATAGGGTTGACCGTTTGGTCAACAGTAGCCGATATGAAGGCGACGACACGAAGAAGCCTGTGATCAACTCGCTTTAG